A genomic window from Halomonas sp. LR3S48 includes:
- a CDS encoding ABC transporter ATP-binding protein — translation MAGLTIDSVTKRFGEHPAVEALSLDIAPGEFVALLGPSGCGKTTMLRMLAGFESLSEGEIRLGGRILASREHHVPPERRNMAMVFQSYALWPHMSVADNVGYPLKLRRLDGETYRRRVAQALALVGLAPYAERSPQELSGGQRQRVALARCLVTDPDVVLLDEPLANLDRHLRAAMEQSFRDFHRRTQATLVYVTHDQSEAMALADRIAVMRDGRLAQWATPETLYRQPRTAWVASFIGQGSLLNVAAGRPGQRLEEATLMRGLAAAPAERIQPVLVRPEHVTVLTDTLSPQDLRGRVESVTFRGERYELHLRLESGEALLAYHHAALDEGRQVALILREGWCLEPET, via the coding sequence GAGTTCGTCGCGCTGCTCGGCCCCAGCGGCTGCGGCAAGACCACCATGCTGCGCATGCTGGCCGGCTTCGAGTCGCTCAGTGAAGGGGAGATTCGCCTGGGCGGGCGGATCCTGGCCAGCCGCGAACATCACGTGCCGCCGGAACGGCGCAACATGGCGATGGTGTTCCAGTCCTACGCCCTGTGGCCGCACATGAGCGTGGCCGACAACGTCGGTTACCCGCTCAAGCTGCGCCGCCTGGATGGCGAGACGTACCGGCGCCGGGTGGCCCAGGCGCTGGCGCTGGTGGGTCTCGCGCCGTATGCCGAGCGCTCGCCGCAGGAACTCAGCGGCGGCCAGCGTCAGCGCGTGGCGCTGGCGCGCTGCCTGGTCACCGATCCCGACGTCGTGCTGCTGGATGAGCCGCTGGCCAACCTCGACCGCCACCTGCGTGCGGCCATGGAGCAGAGCTTTCGCGACTTCCACCGCCGCACCCAGGCCACCCTGGTCTACGTCACCCATGACCAGAGCGAGGCCATGGCGCTGGCGGACCGCATCGCGGTCATGCGCGACGGCAGGCTGGCGCAGTGGGCCACGCCGGAAACCCTCTATCGCCAGCCGCGAACCGCCTGGGTGGCCAGCTTCATCGGCCAGGGCAGCCTGTTGAACGTGGCTGCCGGGCGGCCGGGCCAGCGCCTGGAGGAGGCCACGCTGATGCGTGGGCTTGCCGCCGCTCCTGCCGAGCGGATCCAGCCGGTGCTGGTACGCCCGGAGCACGTGACGGTGCTGACCGATACCCTTTCCCCGCAGGATTTGCGTGGACGAGTGGAGAGCGTGACCTTCCGCGGCGAACGCTATGAGCTACACCTGCGCCTCGAAAGCGGTGAAGCGCTGCTGGCTTACCACCACGCGGCGCTCGATGAAGGGCGGCAGGTGGCCCTGATCCTGCGCGAGGGCTGGTGTCTGGAGCCCGAGACATGA
- a CDS encoding MBL fold metallo-hydrolase has protein sequence MSLRIEVLSGLGDKAPAAILVEAEGRRLLLDAGGALHPGQSMEWAEGLDVDAVLISHDHFDHIGGVSALPAELPLYCTPLVAAALPSGREWRALPERGQCRISGIPVTTGQAGHSLGGVWLHLGVDGGVFYSGDACRESLLFPFDEPPPARIALLDASYGRYDTPQVQCREAIAQRLSEPWVLPVPVSGRALEMALWLDAEAGRRDASWNLDHSCRAGLEALLRLPRALRREGHDAAIRRLLDASRTDSPMLWLVEDRDDDPQDWPAHRLLHTGYLTPRRRRQRAEGEVDWQRWNVHLRLSHMRALVRQLGARQVIPLFTTEVREVNESLAAVEPALSEEGSDAAG, from the coding sequence ATGAGCCTGCGCATCGAGGTGCTCAGCGGACTGGGCGACAAGGCACCCGCCGCCATCCTGGTCGAGGCCGAGGGCAGGCGCCTGCTGCTCGACGCCGGTGGCGCCCTGCACCCGGGCCAGTCGATGGAATGGGCCGAAGGGCTGGATGTCGACGCCGTTCTGATCAGCCACGATCATTTCGATCACATCGGCGGTGTATCGGCGCTGCCCGCCGAGCTGCCGCTCTATTGCACGCCCTTGGTGGCGGCGGCGCTGCCCAGTGGCCGCGAGTGGCGAGCGCTACCCGAGCGTGGCCAGTGCCGGATTTCAGGTATCCCGGTGACCACCGGCCAGGCCGGGCATTCGCTTGGTGGCGTATGGCTGCATCTCGGCGTCGATGGCGGCGTGTTCTATAGCGGCGACGCCTGCCGTGAGTCGCTGCTCTTCCCCTTCGACGAACCGCCGCCGGCGCGTATCGCGCTGCTGGACGCCTCCTATGGCCGCTACGACACGCCCCAGGTGCAGTGCCGCGAGGCCATTGCGCAGCGGCTGTCCGAGCCCTGGGTGCTGCCGGTGCCCGTCTCGGGTCGCGCCCTGGAAATGGCGCTGTGGCTCGACGCCGAGGCCGGGCGGCGGGATGCGAGCTGGAACCTGGATCACTCTTGCCGCGCTGGGCTCGAGGCGCTGCTGCGCTTGCCGCGTGCGCTGCGCCGGGAAGGGCATGATGCTGCCATCCGGCGGCTACTCGACGCTTCCCGTACGGATTCGCCCATGCTATGGCTGGTGGAGGACCGCGACGACGACCCGCAGGACTGGCCGGCGCACCGGCTGCTGCACACGGGCTATCTCACGCCCCGGCGTCGGCGCCAGCGAGCGGAAGGCGAGGTCGACTGGCAGCGCTGGAACGTCCACCTGCGGCTGTCCCATATGCGGGCACTGGTACGGCAACTGGGAGCTAGGCAGGTGATTCCCCTCTTTACCACCGAGGTGCGCGAAGTGAACGAGTCGCTGGCGGCAGTCGAGCCAGCTTTATCGGAGGAGGGCAGCGATGCTGCTGGCTAG
- a CDS encoding histidine phosphatase family protein, whose amino-acid sequence MLLARSFVFIRHGETQLNREHRICGRSDVPLTAQGEAQARQAAAWLDRPWSRVVTSTLQRAWRTAELAVPGQEAMRLSGLDERDWGRLDQLPLTQQPPYEATPAGGESWASFQARVLAALNGVLASAEMPLVVAHSGVFRVIRAQLVGTPNGPRLANATPYLVRPGLLDWQVQRYAG is encoded by the coding sequence ATGCTGCTGGCTAGGTCATTCGTCTTCATTCGTCACGGTGAAACGCAGCTCAACCGCGAACATCGCATTTGCGGGCGCAGTGACGTGCCGCTGACGGCACAGGGCGAGGCCCAGGCGCGGCAGGCGGCTGCGTGGCTCGACCGGCCATGGAGTCGGGTCGTCACCAGCACGCTGCAGCGCGCCTGGCGCACCGCGGAGCTGGCGGTTCCTGGCCAGGAGGCGATGCGCCTGAGCGGGCTCGACGAGCGCGATTGGGGGCGTCTGGACCAGTTGCCGCTGACGCAGCAGCCTCCCTATGAGGCCACCCCGGCCGGCGGCGAGAGCTGGGCGAGCTTCCAGGCTCGCGTGCTGGCGGCGCTGAACGGCGTGCTGGCAAGTGCGGAGATGCCGCTGGTGGTGGCTCACTCCGGCGTCTTTCGCGTCATTCGTGCCCAGTTGGTCGGCACCCCGAACGGCCCGCGGCTGGCCAATGCCACGCCATACCTGGTCCGCCCTGGCCTGCTGGACTGGCAGGTTCAGCGCTATGCGGGTTGA
- a CDS encoding tetratricopeptide repeat protein: MLTDLQGNTLSGATTEALDLYSRSAEAFNLYRGDPVTPLDQAIEVAPDFAMARILRAYLFALATEPDAAEAARADVAAVKSYRLNDREASHVAALDHLLAGEWTAGACSLDRHNMRYPHDLLALQAGHLTDFYRANARDLRDRIARVLPKWSPDIPGYSIVLGLYAFGLEETGAYARAEATGRDALDRQPLDCWAHHAVAHVMEMQGRAEDGIGWMTVRETHWAGEDNLFKVHNWWHLALCHLDLGQTERALALYDGPIRQERSPVVLDMVDASALLWRLHLTGQDVGNRWQELAEAWDSHADGNLYPFNDWHAVMAYLGAGRGDRIDRLLSALRDNGASREASVWARQTGLPLVEGFIAFWRGDYGTAVERLHPARFIANGFGGSHAQRDIIDWTLTEAALRGGYRDVAEGLAHERLAIKPFSPLNRAFLNRAITLGDRPRQVA; the protein is encoded by the coding sequence ATGCTGACCGACCTGCAAGGAAACACCCTGTCCGGCGCCACCACAGAAGCCCTGGACCTCTATTCCCGCTCTGCCGAGGCCTTCAACCTCTATCGCGGCGATCCCGTGACACCGCTGGACCAGGCCATCGAGGTGGCTCCCGACTTCGCCATGGCGCGAATCCTCCGCGCCTACCTGTTTGCGCTGGCCACCGAGCCCGACGCCGCCGAAGCGGCCAGGGCCGATGTCGCGGCCGTGAAGTCGTACCGCCTGAATGATCGCGAAGCCTCCCACGTCGCCGCCCTCGATCACCTGCTGGCCGGGGAGTGGACCGCGGGCGCCTGCTCACTGGACCGGCACAACATGCGCTACCCGCACGACCTGCTGGCACTGCAGGCCGGACACCTGACCGACTTCTACCGTGCCAATGCCCGCGACCTGCGAGACCGCATCGCCCGGGTGCTGCCCAAGTGGTCACCCGATATCCCGGGCTACTCGATCGTCCTTGGCCTTTACGCCTTCGGGCTGGAGGAGACCGGCGCCTACGCCCGGGCCGAGGCGACCGGCCGAGACGCCCTGGACAGGCAGCCGCTCGACTGCTGGGCGCACCATGCCGTTGCCCATGTGATGGAGATGCAGGGCCGCGCCGAGGATGGCATCGGCTGGATGACGGTGCGTGAAACGCACTGGGCGGGCGAGGACAATCTGTTCAAGGTACACAACTGGTGGCACCTGGCCCTGTGCCATCTCGACCTGGGCCAGACCGAGCGGGCACTGGCGCTGTATGACGGCCCGATCCGCCAGGAGCGCAGCCCCGTGGTACTCGACATGGTCGATGCCTCCGCCCTGCTCTGGCGGCTGCATCTCACCGGCCAGGATGTCGGCAACCGCTGGCAGGAACTGGCGGAAGCCTGGGACAGCCATGCCGATGGCAACCTCTACCCGTTCAACGACTGGCATGCCGTCATGGCCTATCTGGGCGCCGGCCGTGGCGACCGGATCGACCGGCTGCTGTCGGCGCTTCGAGACAACGGCGCAAGTCGGGAGGCGAGCGTCTGGGCCAGGCAGACGGGCCTGCCACTGGTGGAAGGATTCATCGCGTTCTGGCGGGGCGACTATGGCACTGCCGTCGAGCGCCTGCATCCGGCGCGCTTCATCGCCAACGGCTTCGGCGGCAGCCACGCCCAGCGCGACATCATCGACTGGACGCTGACCGAAGCCGCCCTGCGCGGCGGTTATCGCGACGTGGCCGAGGGGTTGGCGCATGAGCGCCTGGCCATCAAGCCGTTCAGCCCCTTGAATCGCGCCTTCCTGAATCGGGCAATCACCCTTGGCGACCGGCCGCGACAGGTTGCCTGA
- a CDS encoding AraC family transcriptional regulator produces MEASLDVLRTIRLTGGIFLDAEFTAPWCVAAQVAPEDCHPFTPLPKGIIAYHYVSAGRLLLRVGEGVPLEIPAGHLVVLPRNDPHVLGSSLDCPPVSAEGLMQATVESGIARIVHGGEGEATRLWCGFLLSDTTTDPLVGMLPSVMTLDVTQGVAGPWIESSFRLAASEFATGEVRSPVLLSRLAELLFIEAVQCYFAGLPPEQLGWLGGLRNPFVSRGLALMHDRPSHHWTTEALAREVGLSRSAFAERFTELVGAPPMRYLSGLRMQLAARRLRESRDPIALIAEEVGYESEVSFTKAFKRTFGTPPATWRRGQEGGLATPSDRHDEESEEC; encoded by the coding sequence ATGGAGGCTTCTCTCGATGTGCTGCGCACGATCCGCCTGACCGGGGGCATCTTCCTCGATGCGGAATTCACTGCGCCCTGGTGCGTGGCCGCCCAAGTCGCCCCGGAAGACTGCCACCCGTTCACGCCCCTGCCCAAGGGCATCATTGCCTACCATTACGTCAGCGCTGGCCGGCTACTGTTGCGCGTAGGCGAGGGCGTACCGCTGGAGATTCCGGCAGGGCACCTGGTGGTGCTGCCGCGCAACGATCCGCACGTGCTCGGCAGCAGCCTGGACTGCCCGCCCGTGAGTGCCGAAGGACTCATGCAGGCGACCGTCGAGAGCGGTATCGCAAGAATCGTGCATGGCGGCGAGGGCGAGGCGACACGGCTCTGGTGCGGCTTTCTGCTCAGCGATACGACGACCGATCCTCTGGTTGGCATGCTACCGAGCGTGATGACACTGGACGTGACGCAGGGCGTTGCGGGGCCATGGATCGAGAGCTCCTTTCGCCTGGCCGCCAGCGAGTTCGCGACGGGAGAGGTGCGTTCGCCGGTACTGCTGTCGCGGTTGGCGGAGCTGCTCTTCATCGAAGCCGTGCAATGTTACTTCGCCGGCCTGCCGCCGGAGCAGCTCGGTTGGCTGGGCGGGCTGCGCAACCCCTTCGTCAGCCGCGGCCTGGCACTGATGCATGACCGCCCGTCCCACCACTGGACGACCGAAGCGCTGGCTCGGGAAGTGGGGCTCTCGCGCTCCGCTTTCGCCGAACGTTTCACCGAACTGGTGGGTGCACCGCCGATGCGTTATCTCAGCGGGCTGCGCATGCAACTGGCGGCACGCCGCCTGCGGGAGTCGCGCGATCCCATAGCGCTGATTGCCGAGGAGGTCGGATACGAATCGGAGGTCTCCTTCACCAAGGCGTTCAAGCGCACCTTCGGGACGCCGCCGGCAACATGGCGACGGGGGCAGGAGGGAGGGCTGGCCACCCCAAGTGATAGGCATGATGAGGAGAGCGAGGAATGCTGA
- a CDS encoding nucleoside deaminase, translating to MLSPDDLRHLRRCVELATEALEKGDEPFGSVLVDGGGRVLGEDHNRVASGDRTRHPEFALARWAAAHMSPEARRTATVYTSGEHCPMCAAAHAWVGLGRIVYASSSEQLSAWLGELGVPPAPVHPLPIQQVAPGIIVEGPVPELAEQVRELHCRFYGAGPH from the coding sequence ATGCTGAGTCCTGATGATTTGCGTCATCTCCGCCGCTGCGTGGAGCTGGCCACTGAAGCGCTCGAGAAAGGCGATGAGCCATTCGGCTCCGTCCTTGTCGATGGTGGCGGCCGCGTGCTGGGCGAGGATCACAATCGCGTGGCCTCCGGTGACAGGACCCGCCATCCCGAATTTGCCTTGGCACGCTGGGCGGCTGCTCACATGAGCCCGGAAGCGCGCCGAACGGCCACCGTCTACACCTCGGGCGAACACTGTCCCATGTGTGCCGCTGCGCATGCCTGGGTTGGGCTTGGGCGTATCGTCTATGCCAGCTCCTCGGAGCAGCTGTCCGCTTGGCTTGGCGAGCTGGGGGTTCCGCCGGCTCCTGTACACCCTTTGCCGATCCAGCAAGTTGCTCCAGGCATTATCGTGGAGGGGCCGGTACCTGAGCTGGCGGAGCAGGTGCGCGAGCTGCACTGTCGCTTTTATGGGGCTGGGCCACACTGA
- a CDS encoding DUF72 domain-containing protein, translating into MSEATRQKRQGRLRIGTSGYQYRHWKGRFYPSELTQDEWFGHYAGQFDTVEINNTFYNLPPAETFDKWKKAAPAGFEYALKFSRYGSHMKRLKDPEQSLDAFLEVAQRLGKRLGPILVQLPPNWKARPERLDAFLAEAPKQHRWTVELRDPDWLNDEVYDVLRRHDVALCLHDMLERHPRVFTAGWTYLRFHGKRYAGSYSRQYLVAEAKRIAELLREGCDVYAYFNNDQKAHAPRNALDLRRFVNDRQ; encoded by the coding sequence ATGAGCGAAGCTACACGGCAAAAGCGCCAGGGGCGGCTGCGCATCGGTACGTCCGGCTATCAGTATCGCCACTGGAAGGGACGCTTCTATCCGAGCGAACTGACCCAGGATGAGTGGTTCGGCCATTACGCCGGGCAGTTCGATACGGTGGAGATCAACAACACTTTCTATAACCTGCCCCCGGCCGAAACCTTCGACAAGTGGAAGAAGGCGGCACCGGCCGGCTTCGAGTATGCGTTGAAATTCAGCCGCTACGGCAGTCACATGAAGCGTCTCAAGGATCCCGAGCAGAGCCTTGACGCCTTCCTCGAGGTGGCACAGCGGCTCGGCAAGCGCCTGGGCCCGATCCTGGTGCAATTGCCGCCCAACTGGAAGGCCCGGCCGGAGCGGCTGGACGCCTTTCTCGCCGAGGCGCCGAAGCAGCATCGCTGGACCGTCGAGCTGCGCGACCCGGACTGGCTGAACGATGAGGTGTACGACGTGTTGCGCCGCCATGACGTGGCGCTGTGCCTGCATGACATGCTGGAGCGCCACCCACGAGTGTTTACCGCCGGCTGGACCTACCTGCGCTTTCATGGCAAGCGGTATGCCGGCAGCTACTCACGCCAGTATCTCGTGGCCGAGGCAAAGCGTATCGCCGAGCTGCTGCGCGAGGGCTGCGATGTCTATGCCTATTTCAATAACGACCAGAAAGCTCATGCACCGCGCAATGCGCTGGATCTGAGACGCTTCGTGAACGACAGGCAATGA
- a CDS encoding septal ring lytic transglycosylase RlpA family protein, translating into MGALPRKLLACCLAGLFAVSTANALAHEADQEEGIASFYSDRFQGATTASGDSFDQQAMTAAHPSLPLGTKVLVTRADTGQEVEVMINDRGPFVEGRIIDLSKRAARELGMLRRGTAPVMVTVQ; encoded by the coding sequence ATGGGAGCTCTACCAAGAAAATTGCTCGCTTGTTGCCTGGCAGGATTGTTCGCGGTATCCACCGCCAATGCTCTGGCCCACGAGGCCGATCAGGAAGAAGGCATCGCATCCTTCTATAGCGACCGATTCCAGGGCGCCACCACTGCCAGCGGCGACTCCTTCGATCAGCAAGCCATGACCGCCGCCCACCCCAGCCTTCCTCTCGGCACCAAGGTGCTCGTGACACGGGCGGACACGGGCCAGGAAGTGGAAGTGATGATCAATGACCGCGGCCCCTTCGTCGAAGGACGCATCATCGACCTCTCCAAGCGCGCGGCACGCGAGCTCGGCATGTTGAGGCGCGGCACCGCACCGGTCATGGTGACCGTGCAGTAA
- a CDS encoding diguanylate cyclase, giving the protein MHTKPKSPLNNSLCLAGCVLAIALLLDAALSLNGLVPEQTALFPHAAASLKTLAADALPPGMALAGFASGIALALTLIMLPMHRVYRSREARLLQERERLAARNAELVHQAASDGLLGIANRREFERVLKLEWRRAARERQPLSLLMIDIDCFKLFNDTYGHQAGDTCLRGVADVLRTAAARPGDMVARYGGEEMVVLMPHTSLEGAVRMAERIHAMLAERDLAFCVSPVAKHVTVSIGVSSMLPVRNANRSVLVQQADEGLYAAKESGRNRTATVPNLRLITPEEEPENWTHRAQGT; this is encoded by the coding sequence ATGCATACGAAACCCAAGTCTCCGCTGAACAATAGCCTCTGTCTTGCCGGCTGCGTGCTGGCCATTGCCCTGCTGCTCGACGCCGCACTCTCTCTCAACGGCCTAGTACCCGAGCAGACCGCCCTCTTTCCCCACGCTGCCGCTTCCCTGAAAACGCTGGCAGCGGATGCGCTGCCCCCCGGTATGGCGCTTGCTGGCTTCGCCAGCGGCATAGCCCTCGCTCTCACCTTGATCATGCTGCCGATGCACCGCGTCTATCGCTCCCGCGAAGCCCGGCTACTGCAGGAACGTGAGCGCCTTGCCGCCCGGAATGCGGAACTCGTTCATCAGGCCGCCAGCGATGGACTGCTGGGCATCGCCAACCGCCGTGAATTCGAACGCGTATTGAAATTGGAGTGGCGCCGGGCGGCGCGCGAGCGCCAGCCACTCAGCCTGCTGATGATCGACATCGACTGCTTCAAGCTCTTCAACGACACCTACGGTCACCAGGCCGGCGACACTTGCCTGCGTGGCGTTGCCGACGTACTTCGCACTGCCGCCGCACGCCCGGGAGACATGGTGGCACGCTATGGCGGTGAAGAAATGGTGGTGCTGATGCCGCATACCAGCCTGGAGGGCGCCGTGCGCATGGCAGAACGTATCCATGCCATGCTCGCAGAACGCGACCTCGCGTTCTGCGTCTCGCCCGTGGCGAAGCATGTCACCGTCAGCATCGGCGTCTCCTCGATGCTACCGGTGCGCAACGCCAACCGCTCGGTGCTGGTGCAGCAGGCCGATGAAGGCCTCTATGCGGCAAAGGAGAGTGGACGCAACCGCACAGCAACCGTACCGAATCTGCGGCTCATCACCCCGGAGGAAGAACCGGAGAACTGGACCCACCGCGCCCAGGGCACCTGA
- a CDS encoding HIT family protein, with protein MASIFSRIIHGELPGEFVWSDEQCVAIMTLNPMKPGHLLVIPRDEIDHWDDLPAELSAHLMAVSQKLAKGLKRAFPCERVGMMIVGLEVPHVHLHLVPIDAMQDIRFEGLPQARPEELAENADRIRGALQEG; from the coding sequence ATGGCGAGTATCTTCAGCCGTATCATCCACGGCGAGCTACCTGGCGAGTTCGTCTGGTCCGACGAGCAGTGCGTGGCCATCATGACCCTCAACCCCATGAAGCCCGGTCACCTGCTGGTGATCCCGCGCGATGAGATCGACCATTGGGATGACCTGCCGGCCGAACTGAGCGCTCATCTCATGGCGGTGTCGCAAAAGCTGGCGAAAGGACTCAAGCGAGCCTTTCCCTGTGAGCGCGTGGGAATGATGATCGTCGGTCTCGAAGTTCCTCATGTGCATCTGCACCTGGTGCCGATCGATGCGATGCAGGATATCCGCTTCGAAGGGTTGCCCCAGGCGCGGCCGGAGGAGTTGGCAGAGAATGCCGATCGTATCCGGGGTGCGCTGCAGGAGGGCTAG
- a CDS encoding nuclear transport factor 2 family protein yields MEDTVHEKLLETRRQWYAAYVEGNVGQLDHIELDDFVLIDETGLQGKLDQLGGIADAVAADRWFARGSHAVDSILKLVPLGDVVSIHGQGRVVDDVRIRPSLYFSELWQKVSGEWRVLSLHFSLAAAPSH; encoded by the coding sequence ATGGAGGACACGGTGCACGAAAAACTGCTGGAGACACGGCGTCAGTGGTACGCCGCCTATGTCGAGGGAAACGTCGGTCAATTGGATCATATCGAGTTGGACGATTTCGTCCTGATCGATGAAACGGGCTTGCAGGGCAAGTTGGACCAACTCGGGGGTATTGCCGACGCCGTGGCGGCGGACCGTTGGTTTGCCCGCGGTAGTCACGCCGTGGACTCCATACTGAAGTTGGTGCCGCTGGGCGATGTCGTATCGATCCATGGGCAAGGCCGGGTCGTAGACGACGTTCGGATTCGGCCCAGCCTGTATTTCAGTGAGTTGTGGCAGAAGGTAAGCGGTGAGTGGCGGGTGCTGTCGTTGCACTTCTCGTTGGCCGCGGCCCCATCGCACTGA
- a CDS encoding glycerophosphodiester phosphodiesterase family protein — translation MNKTLPTLACLGLLATGPALAQETTANAPEWNDALLDAVGQVTLGPRPLFLVNDMSEETERERELKAELLECAAQHTDWQPSELVIAHRGAPLQFPEHTLESYLAGVQGGAGIMECDVTFTSDNELVCRHSQCDLHYTTNIVETELAQKCSVPPEIDPESGELTNAAEIRCCTSDISLSEFRTLRGTMEGANQEARSIEEYVAGTPGWRTDLYASRGTLMSHAETIALFKELGVKMTPELKAPEVEMPFNGMSQEDYAQKLVDEYKQADVPPGDVFAQSFNLDDVLYWIENEPEFGEQAVYLDGRYDDEDFDHSDPNTWSPSMEELAEQGVRILAPPTWMLLAANPDFGEGDSRIVPSEYAECAREAGLELITWTLERSGPLAEGGQWYHQTTEEVIRRDGDKLITLDALVQDVGVIGVFSDWPATVSLYANCIERRD, via the coding sequence ATGAACAAGACACTCCCCACCCTGGCCTGCCTGGGCCTGCTGGCCACCGGCCCGGCATTGGCCCAGGAGACGACTGCCAATGCTCCCGAGTGGAACGATGCCCTGCTGGATGCCGTCGGCCAGGTGACGCTCGGCCCGCGCCCGCTATTCCTGGTCAATGACATGAGCGAGGAGACCGAGCGTGAGCGCGAACTCAAGGCCGAACTGCTCGAATGCGCTGCCCAGCACACCGACTGGCAGCCTTCGGAGCTTGTCATCGCCCATCGCGGTGCACCGCTGCAGTTTCCCGAACACACCCTTGAGTCCTACCTGGCCGGCGTTCAGGGCGGTGCAGGCATCATGGAGTGCGACGTGACCTTCACCAGCGACAACGAACTGGTGTGCCGGCACTCCCAATGCGACCTGCACTACACCACCAACATCGTCGAAACCGAGCTGGCCCAGAAGTGCAGCGTACCGCCGGAGATCGATCCCGAGAGCGGCGAGCTGACCAATGCCGCCGAGATACGCTGCTGTACCAGCGACATCTCCCTGTCCGAGTTCCGCACCCTGCGTGGCACCATGGAAGGCGCCAACCAGGAAGCGCGCAGCATAGAGGAGTATGTGGCCGGCACGCCCGGCTGGCGCACCGACCTCTACGCCAGTCGTGGCACCCTGATGAGCCATGCCGAGACCATCGCCCTGTTCAAGGAACTCGGCGTGAAGATGACACCCGAGCTCAAGGCGCCCGAAGTGGAGATGCCCTTCAACGGCATGAGCCAGGAGGACTACGCGCAGAAACTCGTCGATGAGTACAAGCAGGCCGACGTGCCGCCGGGCGATGTCTTCGCCCAGTCGTTTAATCTCGACGACGTGCTTTATTGGATCGAGAACGAACCCGAGTTCGGCGAACAGGCCGTCTATCTGGATGGACGCTACGATGATGAGGACTTCGACCATAGCGACCCGAATACCTGGTCGCCAAGCATGGAAGAGCTGGCGGAACAGGGCGTGCGAATCCTTGCTCCACCGACCTGGATGCTGCTGGCTGCCAATCCCGACTTCGGCGAGGGCGACAGCCGCATCGTACCTTCGGAATACGCCGAGTGCGCCAGGGAGGCGGGGCTCGAGCTGATCACCTGGACGCTGGAGCGCTCGGGCCCATTGGCCGAAGGGGGGCAGTGGTACCACCAGACGACGGAAGAAGTGATTCGCCGGGATGGCGACAAGCTGATCACCCTCGACGCGCTGGTGCAGGATGTCGGCGTCATCGGCGTGTTCAGCGATTGGCCGGCGACCGTGAGCCTCTATGCCAACTGCATCGAACGGCGTGACTGA
- a CDS encoding LysE family translocator: MTLEYLLTSLVVAAAPGTGVLYTLATGLARGVRAGILAAFGCTLGIVPHMLAAITGLASLLHTSATAFQLLKLLGVAYLLYIAWSVLKSRDTALPATDQAPLPARQLIGSGVLLNLLNPKLTLFFLAFLPQFVDAGEAPLVQMFELSLAFMLMTFAVFIVYGVSAAVARQRVLARPRTIAWLRRSFAAGFLALAVRLAMTER; this comes from the coding sequence ATGACCCTCGAATATCTCCTGACCTCGCTGGTCGTCGCCGCCGCACCCGGCACCGGGGTGCTCTACACGCTTGCCACCGGCCTTGCGCGCGGCGTGCGGGCCGGCATACTGGCGGCCTTCGGCTGTACCCTCGGCATCGTGCCGCATATGCTCGCCGCCATCACCGGGCTTGCCTCCCTGCTGCATACCAGCGCCACGGCTTTTCAACTGCTCAAACTGCTGGGCGTCGCCTACCTGCTCTACATTGCCTGGAGTGTGCTGAAATCGCGCGACACCGCACTCCCCGCCACCGACCAGGCGCCCCTGCCGGCCAGACAACTGATCGGCAGCGGCGTACTGCTGAACCTGCTCAATCCCAAGCTGACCCTATTCTTCCTCGCCTTCCTGCCGCAATTCGTCGATGCCGGCGAGGCCCCGCTGGTTCAGATGTTCGAGTTGAGCCTCGCCTTCATGCTAATGACATTTGCGGTGTTTATCGTCTATGGCGTCAGCGCGGCAGTTGCACGCCAGCGCGTCCTGGCACGCCCCCGGACAATTGCCTGGCTGCGGCGCTCCTTCGCGGCGGGCTTCCTCGCCCTGGCAGTGCGCCTGGCGATGACGGAGCGTTAG